A segment of the Tepidibacillus fermentans genome:
TTATCATTGTTTTCTCTGTAGTGTTATCTATATTGACACAGATTGGAGTAACGGGTCTAATCATCAGTATGCTTCATTTTATATTAACTCCACTAGGGATATCAAAAGATTTAGCTCAATCCATCATCTATGGTTTCTTTGAAGTTACATTAGGGGCAAAAACTGTGAGCGAATCAGGAATCTATACCCCACTCATTGAAAAATTAGCGATCGTGAGTTCAATTTCTGCTTGGAGTGGAATTTCCGTTCATGGTCAAATCGCAGCAATTTTACAAAAAACGGATATTCGCTACAAACCTTTTTTTATCGCTAGAATTTTTCATTCGATTATTGCTTTTGTTCTAAGTCTAGTTCTTTATCGCCCATTTCATATATCGGAAACAATGAATGCTATACCTACATTCGTTTACCAGTTTTCCCAAGAGCTATCGACTTTTAATCCATTGTCGATTTTTCAAAATATCGGATATTACTTCTTATGGATTTTTGTCGTCTTAATCTCTCTATCCTTGGCCATTCACTTATTGAAAAGAAAGAAGCACCTACAATAATGATGTAGGTGCTTTTTTACGATTGATTGGAAAGGCGATTAATTTTTCTAGAATGTAACCTTATGACCAGCAAATTTTTTCCTTAATGCTTCTTCTACACAAGCAGGAACGAGGTCATTTACTTGCCCATGGTGTCTAGCTACTTCCTTTACGATGCTAGAGCTTAAAAAGGAATATTTATTATTCGTCATCATAAAGAACGTCTCGATTGTTGGATCAAGTTTTCGATTAATGGATGCCATTTGTAATTCATATTCAAAGTCGGAAACAGCACGTAATCCTTTAATAATTGTATTCGCGTTCTTCTTTTTCATATAATCGATAAGCAATCCGTTAAAACTATCGATTTCAACTTGTGGAATATGTTTTGTTGCTTGACGAATCAATTCCATTCTTTCTTCAACCGTAAACAAAGGGTTTTTACTTGGATTGATTAAAACCGCAACCGTTACCTTATCAAATATTTTTACTCCTCTTTGGATGATATCTAAATGTCCATATGTGATTGGATCAAAGCTTCCCGGATAAACTGCATGTATCATTTTTGCCCTCCATATCATTTATTTCGAAAAATGGTTATTCCGATATCTCCGTAAGTTACATCTTTCACTAATTCAAGTTCCTTCATTTGTTCTAAATTTTGAAACGAATATTTTGCATCATGTTCCGTTACAATGAGTGCTTGATCATTTAATAGTTTTTGATCAATTAAAAAAAAGAGAATCTCTTCTAACACTTTCATTCGATAAGGTGGATCTAAAAATACCAAGTCGAATAAGGCCCCACGTTTTTTTAATATCTTTAATGCTCGAAATGCATCATTATGGTAAATCTCCACACGCTGATTCATATTCGTAGCGATTACATTTTTACGGATGGTTTCAATACTTTGTTTGTTGTGATCAATCAATACTCCATGTTCCATTCCTCGACTTAAAGCTTCAATTGCTAATCCTCCCGTTCCGGCAAAAAGGTCTAGAACAACTCCACCATCAAAAT
Coding sequences within it:
- the coaD gene encoding pantetheine-phosphate adenylyltransferase, giving the protein MIHAVYPGSFDPITYGHLDIIQRGVKIFDKVTVAVLINPSKNPLFTVEERMELIRQATKHIPQVEIDSFNGLLIDYMKKKNANTIIKGLRAVSDFEYELQMASINRKLDPTIETFFMMTNNKYSFLSSSIVKEVARHHGQVNDLVPACVEEALRKKFAGHKVTF
- the rsmD gene encoding 16S rRNA (guanine(966)-N(2))-methyltransferase RsmD; the protein is MRVIAGSAKGRILKAVPGQNTRPTTDKVKESIFNMIGPYFDGGVVLDLFAGTGGLAIEALSRGMEHGVLIDHNKQSIETIRKNVIATNMNQRVEIYHNDAFRALKILKKRGALFDLVFLDPPYRMKVLEEILFFLIDQKLLNDQALIVTEHDAKYSFQNLEQMKELELVKDVTYGDIGITIFRNK